The genomic interval TCCATTCAGTTATTGCCTGAGTTTTGGCAAGGTGTGTCGCAAATCAACCCGATTGTTTATATGGTTAACGCGTTTCGTTATGGTTTCTTGGGCGTTTCTGATGTGGGGATCGCCACATCGTTTACGGTGCTAAGTGCGTTTGTTGTCTTACTTTATGGCGTAGCGCACTACTTAGTGACACGTGGTATCGGTTTGCGTTCTTAACGAAAACTCATGTTCAGTTCACAGATAACAAAAAGGGATTGCCGATGGCAATCCCTTTATTCTTTGTGCGGGAAGTGTTTAGGTCAGTGATGACACATCAGTGACTGTTTTCACTTTCTGATTCGGTGCTGTCGATTTCTTCTTTGCTGTCTTTCACTAATTCCACAACTTGATTGTCGATCAGGCGAGCTTTGCCCAAGAAAGCGGACATCAGAATAACGGCTTGCGTGCTCTCCGCATTGACCGCTTGTAGAGTGCGTGCATCACGAATGAAAATTTCATCCGGGTGTAAGCCTGCGGCGCGCAATTGATCGCTGGCGTCTTCAATGATAGAAGCAAAGTCATCACGGCCACCACGGATAGCGCTGCTGATCCAACGCATGGTGCGAGCCAAGACGGGCGCACGTTGGCGCTCATCAATGGTCAACAAGCCATTGCGAGAACTCATGGCAAGGCCATCCATCTCACGCACGGTAGACACACCAATAATCTCAATGTCCATTGCTAAATCGGTGGTCATTTTGCGAATGATAGCGAGCTGTTGGAAATCTTTTTCACCAAAGCAAGCCACATCTGGCTGAACAATGTTAAACAGCTTGGTCACCACTGTCGCGACACCGCGGAAATGGCCTGGACGCGATGCCCCCTCCAGCATGGTTGATAAGCCAGGGACTTCAACGAGAGTCTGCTTATCCAAGCCTTCTGGATAGATCATTTCTGGCGTTGGCGTAAAGACCAGTTCAACTGCTTCACCGTTGAGTTTGCTGAGATCATCTTCCAACGTTCTTGGATAATTATTTAAATCGTCAGCGCGATCAAACTGCATTGGGTTAACAAAAATACTGACAACCACGATATCGGCGTGCTCACGAGCTTTACGCACTAGCGTCAAGTGGCCTTCATGTAAATTGCCCATGGTTGGAACAAAAGCAATTCGACGTCCTTCGCGTTTGAACGTTTTGATCTGTTCACGAAGGGCTGAAATTTCGGCAAAGGTTTGCATTTACATTATCCTCTAAGCAATGGTGTGCGCTTCATCAGGGAAGGTGCCTGCTTGTACTTGTTCCATGTACAGCGCCACGGCTTTGCGCATATCTCCTGTTTCTGCCAGGAAATTTTTCGAGAATTTTGGCATGTAATTGGCTGAAATACCAAACATATCGTGCATCACGAGGATTTGGCCATCAGTGACATTTCCAGCGCCAATACCAATCACAGGTACATCCAGTACTTGAGTAATTCGCGCTGCTAGCTCAGCTGGTACACACTCAAGTAGGACGATTTGTGCACCTGCCGCTTGCAACGCTAGTGCATCTTTGACCATGCGATCGGCTTTTTCCTGATCGCGGCCTTGCACTTTGTAACCACCAAAAATATTAACGGATTGTGGTGTTAAACCGAGGTGGGCACACACTGGAACCGCACGCTCTGTAAGCATTTTTACCGTATCAACCAACCAATCGCCACCTTCGATTTTGACCATGTTGGCGCCCGCTCGCATTAATTGCGCCGCGTTTTCACAGGCTTGCTCTGGTGTGGCGTAACTCATAAATGGCATATCCGCCATCAATAGACAGTTTGGGCTACCCGCACGAACACAGCGTGTGTGGTAAGCAATGTCTTCAACAGTCACTGGAAGCGTGTCATTTTTGCCTTGCAACACCATACCAAGAGAGTCGCCGACCAGTAATACTGGCATTTCTTGGCTCTCAAAAAGTTGCGCAAAACTTGCATCGTATGCTGTTGAAGTCGCAAATTTACGACCTTCCTGCTTCCACTTAATCAGGTCATTAATGGTGATTTTTTTCATGATTTTTCCTTACCAGGATTTGGCTATGAATGCCAAATGCCGAGGCCATTCTTATCCACTATTGTGAGAAGTTGAGATAGCTCGGTCCCATCAGGGAGGGTTAAATTTGGTGCGATTTCAGCGAGCGGGTAGAGCACGAATTCGCGCTCCTTCATTCCGTAGTGAGGAACGGTCAATCGCTCGGAGTCGATCACCTCATCGCCGTAAAGAATAATATCTAAATCGAGGGTTCTTGGGCCCCAACGTTCTTCTTTACGGACACGCCCTTGTTCCAGTTCAATGGCTTGAGTGCAATCGAGCAGTTCCAACGGCGTTAATTCGGTTTCTATGGCAGCGACCGCATTGATGTAGTCTGGTTGATCTTGCGGGCCCATCGGGGAGCTGCTGTAGAGCTGTGAAGCGACAAGTAGGCGCGATTTTGGCAGCGTTTTTAGTGCTTCAATGGCGCTTTTGGCTTGGCTAACAGGATCGGCAAGATTACTGCCAATGGCAATATAGGCAGTGATCATGATTGGCTTCTGCTCTTTTTCTTATTAAAGGAGCGACGCTTACGGCCAGTTTTTGAACCACCTGCAGGGCCTTCTAGATCGTTCACCATCGCGAGACGCATTTCACGTCCTGCGTTTTGGAAGGTGTTCCACCAGTTAGCGAGTTTGGCTGTCTCTCCACCTTCCACTTCACCACGCATTTCGAGGAAATCGAAACCCGCACGGAATTTGTTGAGTTCCATTAAGCGGAATGCACGTTTACCGTTGCGACGAGGTAGACGCAGTTGCAGTTGCCAAATTTCACGAATGGTTGCGGTGTGGCGGCGCGGAATAGCAATCGAACGCACCTGCTCATCAAGGATCAGGTTGCTCGCTTCCATGACGGCGTCGTAGTGACACAAATTGTGGCTATCCATCAATTTGTCCGCCAGCTCAAGCAGTGGATACCACAGCATAGCTGCAAACATGTAAGCGGGATTAATGCGCTTGCCTTCTTCGACACGAATGTCGGTGGAGTCTAAGACTAGGTCCAACATCCGCTCAGTTTTGGAAGAGTAATCCTCGGTGAAATAAGCTGAGATCGCTGGGAACATTTGTTGGAATAGATTGTATTCACGCATGAGGTGATACGTTTCCAAGCCATGGCCCGATTGCAGTAGCTTGAGCGATTCTTCATATAAACGCGCGGCAGGGATGTCTCTTAACAAATACGCCATCTCTTCGATCGGTGCTGCCGTGTCTTCTTCGATATCGAAGTCGAGCTTGGCGGCAAATCGAATCGCGCGAAGCATACGTACAGGATCTTCACGATAGCGAGTTTCTGGGTCGCCAATTAAGCGTACTAAGCGATCTTCAAGGTCTTCAACACCACCTGCGTAATCGTGTATTGAGTAATCGGCAATGTTGTAATACATCGCATTGATGGTGAAGTCACGTCGCTCAGCATCTTCATCAATGGTGCCATACACGTTATCACGCAACAGCATGCCTTCTTTTGACTGCTGGGAGATCTGCGAATTGGCATCTTGGTGGTGTCCACGAAACGTGGCCACTTCAATGATTTCGCGACCAAACATGATATGCGCCAGTCTAAAGCGGCGACCAATCAGGCGGCAGTTACGGAATAACTGCTTTAGCTGCTCAGGTGTCGCGTTGGTTGCAATATCAAAATCTTTTGGGCTTTGTCCCAGCAGTAAATCACGTACGCCACCGCCAACAAGATAAGCGTCGAAGCCGGCGCCATGAAGTCGGTACAGTACTTTTAGCGCATGGTCGCTAATCTGCTTGCGCGAAATATTGTGCTCTTGACGAGTAATGACATTTAAAGCGAGTTCCGGACACGTGGTGGAATCGCATGTTGTATATTCGTTTTTATTCATGTGCATCTGGCAACAGTGAATGATCATCACTTTGCATGGGTTAGTTTTTTTACGCCGATTTGGCCTGAATTTGCGCCCTATAATAGCTCACGCCGTGCCATTTGAGAATCGCGCCGTGATTTCTAGCGACTCGGGCAACTGATTTAGGTGCCAATTTTGTACACCCCAACGCAGAATTTCATCCAAATTGGCCTGATGAAGTTCTTTGGGAATGGCAAAACCTAAAAAAGCCATCGCTTCAAGAATCATAGAGGCTGGATGTGTCAAATCAATGCCAGTGGCATGATTTTGTTTGGAGAGCTTGTTGCCATTTTTATCCATTGCCAGTGGCAAGTGCAAATATCGGACAGGAACTTGACCGAGCATGCGGTACAAGCTGATTTGACGACCGGTTGGTTCGATCAAATCAGCGCCACGCACCACTTCAGTCACACCCTGATCGATATCGTCCAATACCACTGCAAGATTATAGGCAAACAAACCATCACGGCGTTTGATGATGAAATCTTCTTGCGCGAGTTCAAGAGGAATCTGCATCTGCCCATGACGAAGATCGTCAAAATGAGTGATGGGCTGCGTCATTTTGAGACGAATAGCCCCTTCATCCAAATGCAACTCTTGGCAATGGCCGTTGTAATAGCCACCCATTTCTTTGATCTGCTTGCGACTGCACTGGCAGTAATAGGCTTGACCGCTTTGCAGCCATTGATCAATTTGCGCTTGATAGAGGTGATGACGCTGGCTTTGGTAAACCACTTCGCCATCCCAAAATAAGTGATAAGTTTCGAGCGTTTTTAAAATCAAATCCGCCGCCCCCGGCATTTCTCGAGGCGGATCGAGATCTTCAATACGCACTAACCACTGACCATGCTGAGATTTGGCTTGAAAGTAGCTGCCTAAAGCGGCAATCAAAGAGCCAAAATGCAATGGGCCTGATGGGGAAGGGGCAAAACGACCGATGTAGCTCATGGATGTCATCTCAAAACAAAAAGGGAGCATCAGCTCCCTTAATCATGTTAGGCAGGTTATTCTTAACCTTGCATTTGCTTCTCTTTGATCTCTGCAAGCGTTTTACAGTCGATACAAAGATCGGCAGTTGGGCGCGCTTCTAAACGACGAATGCCGATTTCCACACCACAAGATTCACAGAAACCGAAATCATCATCTTTGATTTTATCCAGCGTCTTCTCAATTTTCTTGATCAGGCGGCGTTCGCGGTCACGGTTACGCAGTTCTAGGCTGAATTCTTCTTCTTGAGAGGCACGGTCAACTGGGTCAGGAAAATTCGCCGCTTCGTCCTGCATATGGTGAACAGTACGGTCAACTTCTTCCCTAAGCTGATTGCGCCAAGCTTCTAAAATCTTTCTAAAGTGAGCCACTTGGCCTGGTGACATGTATTCTTCACCGGCTTTTTCCTGATATGGCTCCACACCTGCAATGGCTAGGATGCCTAGCGTTTTTTTCTTCGATTCTGGCATACAGCATCTCCTACTTACACCTAGTCAACTGCTAAGCAGCTAATTTAAGGCGGGTATCTATAGCAGAAAGAGGCGGTGCTGGCAAACTATCAATCGTAAACTTAACGTCAATGTGAAGACCACATCATTTTTCTAGCTATTGTTAAACGCAATAGCAGAATTGAGTTTGATTTCAGTATTGCTGATCTCTGCTTTATAGCAGAGGACTTCAACTCCGGCTTTTTGTGCTTGTTTTAGTAATTGGGAATATTTGGCGTCTATATGGAGCGCCGCAGCAACTTTTTCAATACCTGAATGTAAAACAGCAAATAAAAGTATGGCTCTACTTCCATTTTGTGCCATTTCTGTGAGCTCTCGCAGGTGTTTTTGTCCACGGGTGGTCACTGCATCAGGAAAGAAGCCTTGTCCAGGCTCGGTGTCATCTAGCAAGGTGACACTCTTTACTTCTATATAGCATGCTGGTCGGTCGCTTGCGCTGAGCAAGATATCAATTCGACTATTTTCATGACCATATTTCACTTCAGTTTGAAGTTGCTCATACCCTGAGAGCTCTTTAATCCAGCCTTGTTCAATCGCTTCCACTGCGAGCTGGTTAGCGCGAAGGGTATTGACACAGATAAGGTGACCCTGCTGCGTTTCTGTGATTTCCCAACTGTGGGGGTATTTTCGTTTGGGGTTGTCAGAAGTGGAATACCACACTTTATCACCAGGGGTTGCGCAACCAGTCATGGCACCAGTATTGGCACAATGAATCGTGCCTGTCTCGCCGCTTTGATAGGTCACATCGGCGAGAAAGCGTTTATAGCGTTTTTGTAATAGAGCGCAATCTAGCGCGGGTTCGAAATGCATTTGCTTATTTAGACGAGCGGGTTTTTATGTACAATGTGGCCGCCATTTAAGCATAAGGACTCAACATTGTCACAACTGCCTATCCACGCCGTGATGCCACAACTGCTTCAAGCGGTCTCGCAACATTCACAAGTCATACTCAAAGCCGCACCTGGTGCGGGTAAATCCACTTATTTCCCTTTGCAGTTGCTGCTGAGTAATGAATTCAGCGGAAAAATCGTGATGCTTGAGCCGCGACGCTTGGCGGCACGCAATATTGCTCGCTATTTGGCGCAGCAACTTGGCGAAAAAGTTGGTGAGAGAGTGGGGTATCGCGTTCGTGGCGAAAGCAAGGTTAGCCACGCGACCAAGCTGGAGATCGTTACCGAGGGGATCATGACGCGCATGATCCAAAGCGATCCAGAGCTGAATGGGGTTGATGTACTGATCTTTGATGAATTTCACGAGCGTAGTTTGCATGCTGATATTGCCTTGGCGCTTGCTCTTGAAGTGCAAGAAGCGCTGCGTGACGATCTGAAATTAGTGGTGATGTCGGCCACACTTGAGCAGCATGCTTTGCAATCTCTCATGCCTCAGGCCAGTTTTATAGAATCTCAAGGTCGCAGTTATTTGGTTGAGCAGCGCTATCAGCCGTTAAAAACGAACGACTTTTTACCCAATGTGATGGCGAAAACCATTGAGCATCTACTGGCAACGGAATCGGGCTCTTTGCTGGCGTTTCTACCAGGAGTGGCAGCGATCAAACAAGTGGCAGAGCGTTTAGAGCATCTCAGTGAGCAAGTGGTGGTCTGCCCGTTGTACGGTCAGCTCTCTTTTGCTGAGCAGCAAAAGGCGATTGAGCCCGCCAAAGCCGGTGAGCGAAAGGTGGTGCTGGCGACCAACATTGCCGAAACATCGTTAACCATCGAAGGGATCCGCTTGGTCGTCGATAGCGGTTTAGAGCGGGTGGCAAAGTTTGATTTGAAAACGGGGATCACCAAGTTAGAGCAAGTGCGTATTGCGCAATCGTCAGCCATTCAGCGCGCGGGGCGTGCGGGTCGAGTGGAAGAGGGGATTTGTGTACGTTTGTACTCTGAAAGCCAGTACCAGCAAATGGCGAGTGTGCCCCTTCCAGAGATCATGCAAGCCGATCTTGCTCCGCTGATGATGGAGCTGGCGCAATGGGGGGTAAGTGAACCAGAACAAGTGAAGTTATTGGATATCCCCTCTTCGGCAGCGGTGCGTCAGGCCAAACAACTGTTGCAGCAATTGGGATTAATCTCTGGGCACCAATTGACGAGTGAAGGACAGCTGGCGCAGCGGCTTGGTGTTGAGCCGCGTATTGCCGCCATGTTGATCGGTGCTCAGCAACGCGACGAGACGCTTTTCGCCTCAGCCTTGGCAGTCGCGGTGATGTTGGAAGAGCCTGAGCGTAACATCAGCAACGTTTGTCACAGCTTACATCGTTGGCAGCAAAGTAAGCACAGCAAGACGGCGCTACTCACTCAGCGTGCTAATGCTCTGGCGAATAAACTCAATGGCACTTTCTCTTTAAAACGGGTGACCGAATCGGCCTGTGCCATTGCCGCTAGCTTGGCATTTCCCGATCGCATTGCTCAAAAACGAGGCCAACAGTTTGGCCGATATTTGATGGCAAATGGTCACGGAGCAGAACTGCGTGAGGATGATCCTTTGGGCGGAGAAGAGTACCTTGTGGTGCTCGATCTGATGCGTGGCCAAAAAAATGCCAGCCAGATCCAATTGGCTATCCCGCTAGACCTATCGGCTTTGCAACAAAGCAATCCAAGTTGCCTCGTTAGCCACGAGCACATTGATTGGGATGAAAGCAAAGGGCGTTTACTGGCGGAAAAGCAGCGAAGAATCGGAGAGCTGGTGGTGAACAGAGAAACACTTGCTCAACCCGGAAAAGAAAAAATGACGCAAGCTTTACTCTCCTATGTCCGAAGAAAAGGGCTAGCGGTATTAGACTGGGGCGATAAATCCCAATCGCTACTCGAGCGTATTCGTTGTGCCATTGAGTGGTTGCCGGAACAGGCTTGGCCTGCGATGGATGAGGCCAGCTTGCTCAGCGAGTTAGAGCAATGGTTGGAACCGTATATGGCACATGTCGCAACGGTGAAAGATCTGGCTAAAATCAACCTCTGCGAAGCATTGAATGCTCGCCTTGGTTGGCCGTTGAATCAGCAATTGGATGAGTGGTTGCCTAAGCACTACACCTTACCAACCGGCACCCAGCAAATGATTCGCTATCAACAAGGTGCTAACCCAGTGCTTTCGGTACGCATGCAAGAGATGTTTGGTGAGCAAAGCTCGCCAACGCTGGCGCAAGGACGTGTAAAGCTCACCTTAGAGCTGCTTTCCCCTGCGCGTCGTCCTTTGCAAGTGACGCAAGACCTGGCCGGTTTTTGGGCTGGCGCTTATAAAGAAGTGCAAAAAGAGATGAAAGGTCGTTACCCTAAGCATGTTTGGCCTGACGATCCTGCCACTCACCAAGCAACCAATAAAACCAAAAGACAGTTACACTCATGACCCAAGAAAAAAAGTCGAACGACAGTAAGAAAACGACCACAAGAAAGCGTACCGCCAATCGTACTCCGAGAAAAACGACCAAAAAACGCAGCGCAGTGAAAGCACCAAGGCGTCAATGGTTGAAGACGCTTTGGTCTTTGAGTTGGAAAGCGGGGCTCGCGTTGGTAGCAGTGCTGATTTTTGTCGGCATTTATCTCGATAGTGTGGTCAAACAACGTTTTGAAGGTCAGCTATTTCAACTGCCGACGGTGGTGTATGCGCGTATTCAAACCTTGTATGCGGGAGAAAATGTTTCTCGCCCGGAGCTGCAGAAAGAGCTCGATATCCTCAACTATCGCAAGGTGAGCCAGCCGAGATATCCCGGTGAGTATTCCTCTTCATCGAGCAAGATTGAGCTTATTCGTCGTCCTTTTGAATTTGTCGATGGGCCAGAGGCTGATCGTCATGTGATGTTGCATTTTGACGCCTCAAGCTTAACTCGCATTCAATCTCTGGAATCCAAAGGGGATCTCGGCTATTTGCGCCTTGAGCCGAAGATGCTGGGCATGCTGGAGAAAGACACCGACGAGCAGCGCTTG from Vibrio vulnificus NBRC 15645 = ATCC 27562 carries:
- the sfsA gene encoding DNA/RNA nuclease SfsA; the protein is MHFEPALDCALLQKRYKRFLADVTYQSGETGTIHCANTGAMTGCATPGDKVWYSTSDNPKRKYPHSWEITETQQGHLICVNTLRANQLAVEAIEQGWIKELSGYEQLQTEVKYGHENSRIDILLSASDRPACYIEVKSVTLLDDTEPGQGFFPDAVTTRGQKHLRELTEMAQNGSRAILLFAVLHSGIEKVAAALHIDAKYSQLLKQAQKAGVEVLCYKAEISNTEIKLNSAIAFNNS
- the hrpB gene encoding ATP-dependent helicase HrpB; this translates as MSQLPIHAVMPQLLQAVSQHSQVILKAAPGAGKSTYFPLQLLLSNEFSGKIVMLEPRRLAARNIARYLAQQLGEKVGERVGYRVRGESKVSHATKLEIVTEGIMTRMIQSDPELNGVDVLIFDEFHERSLHADIALALALEVQEALRDDLKLVVMSATLEQHALQSLMPQASFIESQGRSYLVEQRYQPLKTNDFLPNVMAKTIEHLLATESGSLLAFLPGVAAIKQVAERLEHLSEQVVVCPLYGQLSFAEQQKAIEPAKAGERKVVLATNIAETSLTIEGIRLVVDSGLERVAKFDLKTGITKLEQVRIAQSSAIQRAGRAGRVEEGICVRLYSESQYQQMASVPLPEIMQADLAPLMMELAQWGVSEPEQVKLLDIPSSAAVRQAKQLLQQLGLISGHQLTSEGQLAQRLGVEPRIAAMLIGAQQRDETLFASALAVAVMLEEPERNISNVCHSLHRWQQSKHSKTALLTQRANALANKLNGTFSLKRVTESACAIAASLAFPDRIAQKRGQQFGRYLMANGHGAELREDDPLGGEEYLVVLDLMRGQKNASQIQLAIPLDLSALQQSNPSCLVSHEHIDWDESKGRLLAEKQRRIGELVVNRETLAQPGKEKMTQALLSYVRRKGLAVLDWGDKSQSLLERIRCAIEWLPEQAWPAMDEASLLSELEQWLEPYMAHVATVKDLAKINLCEALNARLGWPLNQQLDEWLPKHYTLPTGTQQMIRYQQGANPVLSVRMQEMFGEQSSPTLAQGRVKLTLELLSPARRPLQVTQDLAGFWAGAYKEVQKEMKGRYPKHVWPDDPATHQATNKTKRQLHS
- the dksA gene encoding RNA polymerase-binding protein DksA gives rise to the protein MPESKKKTLGILAIAGVEPYQEKAGEEYMSPGQVAHFRKILEAWRNQLREEVDRTVHHMQDEAANFPDPVDRASQEEEFSLELRNRDRERRLIKKIEKTLDKIKDDDFGFCESCGVEIGIRRLEARPTADLCIDCKTLAEIKEKQMQG
- the folK gene encoding 2-amino-4-hydroxy-6-hydroxymethyldihydropteridine diphosphokinase → MITAYIAIGSNLADPVSQAKSAIEALKTLPKSRLLVASQLYSSSPMGPQDQPDYINAVAAIETELTPLELLDCTQAIELEQGRVRKEERWGPRTLDLDIILYGDEVIDSERLTVPHYGMKEREFVLYPLAEIAPNLTLPDGTELSQLLTIVDKNGLGIWHS
- the pcnB gene encoding polynucleotide adenylyltransferase PcnB; this translates as MHMNKNEYTTCDSTTCPELALNVITRQEHNISRKQISDHALKVLYRLHGAGFDAYLVGGGVRDLLLGQSPKDFDIATNATPEQLKQLFRNCRLIGRRFRLAHIMFGREIIEVATFRGHHQDANSQISQQSKEGMLLRDNVYGTIDEDAERRDFTINAMYYNIADYSIHDYAGGVEDLEDRLVRLIGDPETRYREDPVRMLRAIRFAAKLDFDIEEDTAAPIEEMAYLLRDIPAARLYEESLKLLQSGHGLETYHLMREYNLFQQMFPAISAYFTEDYSSKTERMLDLVLDSTDIRVEEGKRINPAYMFAAMLWYPLLELADKLMDSHNLCHYDAVMEASNLILDEQVRSIAIPRRHTATIREIWQLQLRLPRRNGKRAFRLMELNKFRAGFDFLEMRGEVEGGETAKLANWWNTFQNAGREMRLAMVNDLEGPAGGSKTGRKRRSFNKKKSRSQS
- the panB gene encoding 3-methyl-2-oxobutanoate hydroxymethyltransferase, producing the protein MKKITINDLIKWKQEGRKFATSTAYDASFAQLFESQEMPVLLVGDSLGMVLQGKNDTLPVTVEDIAYHTRCVRAGSPNCLLMADMPFMSYATPEQACENAAQLMRAGANMVKIEGGDWLVDTVKMLTERAVPVCAHLGLTPQSVNIFGGYKVQGRDQEKADRMVKDALALQAAGAQIVLLECVPAELAARITQVLDVPVIGIGAGNVTDGQILVMHDMFGISANYMPKFSKNFLAETGDMRKAVALYMEQVQAGTFPDEAHTIA
- the panC gene encoding pantoate--beta-alanine ligase yields the protein MQTFAEISALREQIKTFKREGRRIAFVPTMGNLHEGHLTLVRKAREHADIVVVSIFVNPMQFDRADDLNNYPRTLEDDLSKLNGEAVELVFTPTPEMIYPEGLDKQTLVEVPGLSTMLEGASRPGHFRGVATVVTKLFNIVQPDVACFGEKDFQQLAIIRKMTTDLAMDIEIIGVSTVREMDGLAMSSRNGLLTIDERQRAPVLARTMRWISSAIRGGRDDFASIIEDASDQLRAAGLHPDEIFIRDARTLQAVNAESTQAVILMSAFLGKARLIDNQVVELVKDSKEEIDSTESESENSH
- the gluQRS gene encoding tRNA glutamyl-Q(34) synthetase GluQRS, with the protein product MSYIGRFAPSPSGPLHFGSLIAALGSYFQAKSQHGQWLVRIEDLDPPREMPGAADLILKTLETYHLFWDGEVVYQSQRHHLYQAQIDQWLQSGQAYYCQCSRKQIKEMGGYYNGHCQELHLDEGAIRLKMTQPITHFDDLRHGQMQIPLELAQEDFIIKRRDGLFAYNLAVVLDDIDQGVTEVVRGADLIEPTGRQISLYRMLGQVPVRYLHLPLAMDKNGNKLSKQNHATGIDLTHPASMILEAMAFLGFAIPKELHQANLDEILRWGVQNWHLNQLPESLEITARFSNGTA